A region of the Antedon mediterranea chromosome 4, ecAntMedi1.1, whole genome shotgun sequence genome:
ATTTTTACTGATTCGATGTCCATTCCATGAACTGACAAAGTGACTATATTAAACAACGAGATTTTGACTGATTCGATGTCCATTCCATGAACTGACAAAGTGACTATATTAACCAACGCAATTTTTACTGATTCGATGTCCATTCCATGAACTGACAAAGTGACTATATTAACCAACGAGAATTTGACTGATTCGATGCCCATTCTATGAACTGACAAAGTGACTAAATTGACCGACGAGATTTTGACTGATTCGATGTCTATTCCATGAACTGATAAAGTGACTATATTAATCAACGAGATTTTGACTAATTCGATGTCCATTCCATGAACTGACAAAGTGACTATATTAACTAACAAGATTTTGACTAATTCGATGTCCATTCCATGAACTGACAAAGTGACTAAATTGACCTACGTGATTTTGACTGATTCGATGTCCATTCCATGAACTGACAAAGCGACTATATTAACGTACGAGACTTTGACTGATTCGATGTGTCCATTCCATGAACTGACAAAGTGACTATATTAACCAACGAGATTTTGACTGATTCGATGTCCATTCCATGAACTGACAAAGTGACTATATTAACCTACGACATTTTGACTGATTCGATGTCCATTCCATGAACTGACAAAGTGACTATATTAACCTACGAGAATTTGACTGATTCGATGTACATTCCATGAGCTGACAAAGTGTCTATATTAACCAACGATATTTTGACTGATTCGATGTCCATTACATGAATTGACAAAGTGACTATATTAACCTACGAGATTCTGACTGATTCGATGTCCATTCCATGAACTGACAAAGTGACTATATTAACCAACGAGATTTTGACTAATTCGATGTCTTTTCCATGAACTGACAAAGTGACTATATTAACCAACGATATTTTGACTGATTCGATGTCCATTCCATGAACTGACAAAGTGACTATATTAACCAACGAGATTTTGACTAATTCGATGTCTTTTCCATGAACTGACAAAGTGACTATATTAACCAACGATATTTTGACTGATTCGATGTCCATTCCATGAATTGAAAAAGTGACTATTGTTACGGGCTCGCTCGTTAggctgaaaccaacaataagaacataacaaaacacgttgtagttgtcgtccatctttattcatctcCTCTCTTTCTttctagagggctcacttccgtGTGACAAACCCATCACACACCCCCACTTAAAGAAAGTTTGATATGATTAAACTTATAACTGTTTACTATAACATCTTAAATCTTTTCTTATACAGTAGTGATTTTAACAGGTCGTTGATATGAACCCCGTTCTAATTACTTTAAATCCGTGTATGCCATTAATGCATCACTCTATCACAGctaacatattataattaaatacttttaacattaacaaaacttttaaaatcatttcatgcaTGTTATCTAAACTCTTGACAAAGCGTCAGCTACAACATTGTCTTTTCTTCTGATATGATGAATTTCCAGATTCATTTCTTGAACTGCTAAACTCCATCTCAACAAGCGTTGATTCCTGTCCTTCATTCTTGCCAAGAACGTTAATGGGTTGTGGTCAGTCCAAACTACAATTGGAAACGGAGTAGATCCAAGATACACTTCAAAGTGCTTTAACGCTGACATCAAAGCTAATGTCTCCTTCTCAACAGTAGAATAAGGTTTCTCATGCTGGTTGAATTTTCTCGAGTAGAACCACACAGGCTTGTCAACACCATTTTCGTCTGTTTGCGCCAACACAGCACCAGAACCAACATCACTGGCATCAATCATTAACGAGAACTGTTTATCAAATTGTGGAGCCATCAACACCGGTTCGTTTGATAACATCGCTTTAACTTTAATGAACGCATTATTGCATTCCTCCAACCACACAAAACTCGCATTCTTTTTCAGCAGATTTGTTAATGGAGCTACAAGCGTTGAGAAACTTCGGCAAAAACGTCGATAAAACCCAGTCATTCCCAGGAAACGCATTAACTCCTGCTTACTCTTTGGAACTGGGAAATCACAGACTGCCTTAATCTTAGCACTTAATGGTTTCACTTTTCCGCAACCAACTTTATGACCCAAGAACACAATTTCTGCACATGAAAACTCGCTTTTCACCAAATTTACTGTCAACTTTGCAGCTGTCAACCTGTCAAACAATGCCTTAATTCTCTGCACATGAACATCCCATGTATCACTATAAACAACCAAATCGTCTATATAAGCTTCACAGCCCTCCAACCCTGAAATTATACCATTAACCAATCTCTGGAACGTGGGTGGTGCGTTTTTTAAACCGAAAGGCATGACCTTATACTGATAAAGACCCATAGGAGTTACAAAAGCTGACACTTCTTTCGCACGCTCTGTTAAAGGAATTTGCCAGTAACTCTTAATTAGAAGATCAAATTTAGTGACAAACTTAGCACTACCCACACGATCAATACAGTCGTCTATCCTCGGTATGGGATATGAATCTGTAGTAGATTTAGCATTAACCTTCCGATAATCAGTACAAAAACGATACGATTTATCTGGCTTCGGAACTAATATACATGGAGAACTCCAAGCACTGCAACTAGGCTCGATGATATCATTCTTAATCATGTAATCAATCTCATTTTGTAATACCTTCATCTTGAACGGATTTGCTCTATatggattttgttttattggtgaACAATCAGCTGTCTTAACATCATGCTCCACTAACTTCGTTCGACCTGGAACATCCGAAAACAACTGCAGATTTCCAAATATCAAACTAACAATTTCAACCTTACGATCACGAGATAAATGACCAACTTTCTCTTCAATGTTTGCAAGGACATCTGAATTACTGAACTTAACACATGTATCCGGATCACCAAACTCTTCAGAATTCTCTTCAACAACACACGTAACTGGTGTTGACGTACAGGTATCACTATTATTTCTCGCTGTGTATGGTTTCAACATGTTTATATGACACAGTCGCTTCTTCTTACGCCTATCTGGAGTATCCAACACATAGTCAACTTCTTCTACTCTTTCTAATACTTTGTAAGGACCAGCAAATCTTGTAGATAATGGTTGACTGGGAAGAGGCAACATAACTAACACTTCATCACCTGAACTAAAGCTTCTCTTTTCTGATTTTCTATCAAACAATCTCTTCATTTAACCTGAGCCTTCACAAGATTCTTTCTAGCAATCTCACAAGCACGATTTAATCGATCACGAAATTCAGACACATAATCTAGTATCGATACAGACTCTTCTGCATTCCCTAACAGCCTTTCTTTGACTATTTTAAGAGGGCCTCGGACCGAATGACAATACACCAACTCAATTGGGCTAAACCCTAAGGACTCTTGCACTGTTTCACGAACAGCGAATAACAATAAGGGAACTCCCTCATCCCATTCCTTTTCacattgaaaacaataggtTTTAAGCATATTCTTAAGTGTTTGATGAAATCAAGTGACCCATGAGACTGTGGATGGTAAGCACTTGAACTTATATGGGCAACACCTAACTGCTCTAAGACTTGTTTAAATATCTTTGACATGAAGTTTGATCCTTGATCGGACTGAACAGCTTTAGGCAATCCTACCCATGTAAAGAATTTTACCAATGCTTTAACAACATTCTTAGCTGTAATACGCCTAAGAGGAATCGCTTCAGGAAACCTACTTGATGCACACATTACTGTTAATAGATACTCATTTCCATTTTTAGTACGTGGTAATGGTCCCACACAATCAACAATAACCCTTGAAATTGGTTCACCGAATGCAGGAATAGGCTTAAGTGGGGCTACTGGAACCATTTGATTAGGCTTTCCCACTACCTGACACGCATGACAGGATTTACAATAGTTAGAAACATCTTTTCGAAGACCTGGCCAAAAGAAATGCCTGAGAATTTTGTCTACCGTTTTATTGACACCTAAATGCCCTGAAAGAGGATCATCATGCGCAATACCAATAATATCCTGACGGTATCCACTAGGAATAACTATCTGGTGAATCTCATTCCAAAGATCACTACTTGGAATATCTGGTGGCCTCCACTTACGCATAAGTATAACAtcctttatataataacaaacagGAACAATAGACATTTCCTCTACAGAAAGAGCTTGCTGACCAAATGAAACCAAATCAGGATCTTTACTCTGCTCTTCCACTAACCTGGACCGATTGAGAACTGTCGGACCGAAATCACACACTTTTGGGTGCTGTTGTTCAGCTTGGGCAGTGTGTGACTCTGGACCTGAACAGACAGCCTCTTGGGAAACGCGATCCGTAATGTCTCCGTGAAAACTATCACATAAGTCAATACTCTCATCCTCATCTATGGTTTTATTTGCCATAGATCGCGTCACCGCACATGATGGAAACACATGTGATAATTCTTTCTCTAAACACACCGTGCTTTCGTCTTCAACAGGACTCTTGCACACAACCGGTTTTACTGTCACTCTGTCTCCGGCCAAATCATTCCCCAAAAGGAGTGTGACACCCCATACTGGAAGACTCGGAACGACACCGACAACAAAATCTCCGCTAACAATATCTGTTTAAATCCGAATTACATGAAGTGGGACTTCCTTATAACCCCCTTCAACACCTTGAATGAGCACACTTGCTCCAGCAGAAGACTCgtttaaaaatgacaatgccgATTCTATTATCAGGGATTGTGACGCCCCTGTGTCTCTTAAGACACGAACTTTACTCAGATTCACATCGTTGATCAATGCTACAGAACCAGTAGAGAGGAAAGGCTTAAATAGCTTTCGCACTTTTTCCGGACCTGAAGATTAAATCAACTTCTCACTTTCATCAACGTCATGACTCTCTGTCACTTTCAACGGGACTGTATTTACTAACGTGTTTGGAAGTGATTGGGGTTTCTTATTATCCCCTTTAGCTTTGCTTTGAAACAGCCAGCAATCTGCCTTTATACAGTATGACCCTTTTTCTTGCAGTAAAAACAAGTTCTGACaaatttactactactattaactATAGTTTTCTGACTTTGAACCTTAGAATCATCAACAGATTTGGAAACCGATTTGGTATTGATCACCACCTTGTGCGTGAGCACATAATTATCGGCAGCAGAAGCCGCTTTCATTAAATTATCCACTTTCTGCTCCTCTAGATATGTACGAACTTCAGTAGGGGAACACGATTTAAACTCCTCAACTAACATAAGCTCACGAAGCTTTCCAAATTCACCATTTACTCCTTCCGAATTACACCATCTATCAGAAAGAATCTGCTTCTTACGTGCAAATTCTGTAAACGTTTGATCATAAGGTTTACATAAGTTCCTAAATTTCTGACGATACGCCTCTGGAACTAACTCATAAGCTGACAAAACAGCTTTTTTAACCGCATCATAGCTTTCACATTGATCATCAGCCAAAGCAGAAAATACCTCTTGGGCTTTACCCACAAGAGCAGTTTGTAACAACACAGTCCAGTGTCTAGCAGGCCACTTTAATCTATTAGCAATTTTCTCAAAAGCTAAAAAAATATGTCTCTACCTCGTCCTCATTAAACTTGGGAACCCATTTAATATTCTGAGTAATCTCTGAGAATCATTAGGTGTAGAAACCCGTGTGGTGTGACCCATTTGGTTAGCTAATTCTAATTTCCTTAACTCAAattcttgtttttctttttccatttctCTTTGAGTTTGCATCTCTAGAATctctatttttcttcttttaaaaattaatttttcacgTTCCAATTCGATTCTAGCCAACTCGACCTCATTCCCCGCAGTTTTTACGGATTCATGAGTAGTTAAACCAACATGACTTAAAAATCACATTTATCAAGTCATATTTATTCATGGAATCATTTATAGATGCTCCAACCCTAGTACCTAGGAGTCGCAAACGCTCCTCTGATAGCTGAGCTACCACCTCAATGGACATGCTATCCAAAAATTCCTCGTCAAAATCACTTTCTGACATAGTTTCTATTTGAAACAAAGAAACTAAACAACAGGTTACAATAATAACCAATATGACGATAATTAAGGCACCGGTAATAAAATACCTGCCAAGCCCACACAGTATTAAACCTACCATGCGCCGTGGTCTCAATAACTAGACCCCTAAAATCAAAGCCAAACCGACTTCTAGTATCACAGGCAAGCCTACACAAGCCTAAAACAACAACACAGTTTTCTAGCTCGGCGACCGCCAAACCTCGTTCGTTATAAAACGCCTCGGatctaaacctaaaaccagCTTAGAATAAGCAACTAAAATTACCATCAGTTCGATCTACAACTAAAATTCAGCATTTTGTTCCCGGATGACCCCCCAATTTGTTACGGGCTCGCTCGTTAggctgaaaccaacaataagaacataacaaaacacgttgtagttgtcgtccatctttattcatctcCTCTCTTTCtctctagagggctcacttgCATGTGACAAACCCATCACACTATATTAACCTACGAGATTTTGACTGATTCGATGTCCATTCCATGAACTGACAAAGTGACTATATTAACCTACGAGATTTTGACTGATTCGATGTCCATTCCATGAACTGACAAAGTGACTATATTAACCTACGAGATTTTGACTGATTCGATGTCCATTCCATGAACTGACAAAGTGACTATATTAACCTACGAGATTTTGACTGATTCGATGTCCCCATTCCATGAACTGACAAAGTGAAACGATATTTTGACTGATTCGATGTCCATTCCATGAACTGACAACGTGACTATATTAACCTACGAGATTTTGACTGATTCGATGTCCATTCCATGAACTGACAAAGTGACTATATTAACCTACGAGATTTTGACTAATTCGATGTTAATTCCATGAATTGACAAAGTGACTAAATTAACCGACGACCCTTTTACTAACTTTTTACTGACAAGGTAAAGATATTGACCGATGACATTTTGACTGATTCGCTATCCATTACATGATCTTACTAACTATACTGACTGACGAGACTGTAACTGACTCGTTGTCCATTCCATGAACTAACGAAATTACCTTCGTCACACAATGGTTTGTTACTGGCTGTAATTAATTCACCGatcaatttattttctattctaTGACCTGACAAAGTAACTAATTTGATTGATATTTGACTTATTTACTTGCTATCCATTCCACAAACTGTCGAGATGACTAAATTGACTAACACTTCGACGGATTTACTAAATTGACCTACGACATTTTGACTTAGTCGCTATCCATTGCATTATCTGACGAGGTAACTATACTGACCGACGATATTGTAACGGACTCGCTGTCCGTTCCATGAACTAACAAAATAACTCCGTCAAGCAATGATTTGTTACTCGTGATTAATGTCACCTAAcagtttatattattaaatacatcatACTATTTAGATACCAGATTCAACTCCCGGTGAAGCGGGACAAATGTACAACAAATGCAATGGTGACAAGAATCTAGCCATTACAGTAAACGTTGGTATGAGCAAAAAACAGGCAGTAAGAGTATTAACTACACTAAAGTCTTATAAGATAGAAATACCAGTCACTGTGTTTGTGTTCAGTGAGTTTGCTGAAGAATGGCCGGAACTAGTACAAGCTTGGGCAAAGGACTACACTATTGGTCTTCGTGGAAATCATCCATATCCAGCTGGACATTTTGAAAAGATGTCTCCAAATTGGATCAGAGAAGCCGTAATTAGTTCTGAAATGCGTCTTCACGAACTCGATATAATACCGGTATTTTATGCACCAGCTGAGGACGGTGGTTCAGTAAAGAAACAGCTAAAAAACAGAGGATTCCGTATTATCCAACCTGCTATTAACTTTCCGCCAAAGTTAGGTAAGACTAATAATCCACACTGAAAGTTTGCATAGAGCTCCTAATAAAAAGAAATAGCCACAACAATAATGTCCTTTAATATTGTGCAACACACGACATTGATTATGGAATTTAGTCTTAATGGGAGTATTTTAGACATGACTAAAATCAAACCTATCTAGCGAGCtaactaataattattactattattatcaaAAGTCTTGAGTATGTTTTACTACCGTATTTTGCAGAACCATTACTGACTGTTGAGAATTACTACCGATTCCGAGATGTTGAGCGTATACCAAAAGCGCTGAGAATGATTTCAGAAAAGTTAAAAACTTTTGATGGTGGAATACTTGGTCTAGATACAGACCTTCCTGATACTTACATGAATCTTGTGTTCTTGCTTGATTATCTAGTTGAGAATTCTGATTATCATTTGGTATCGTTAAACCAATGCTTAGATTAAATATACATGGGTAGGAAAGAAGAACTTGAGAATATAGCCTTTCCAAGTTTGTGGGTACTATGGAAGGCAATTGCCGCCAAAAATACGATTACAAAATACAATGTATTTATTGCATGTCTTTTTATTGTACGTTTCTGCGAGTAGGTTGTACGTTTCTGTGAGTATGTTGTACGTTTCTGTGAGTATGTTGTACGTTTCTGTGAGTATGTTGTATATTTCCAAGAATACATTGAATGTCTGTAATTGACATTTTTAATGGAGATTGCCTTCCACAGGGCAGAATAGGGTACGtggatattattggtcttatagttactgtagtTGATAGTgaacgatacgtatttttaaataaaaagtaagTTTTGTATGGTAATGGTAATGAAGTTAAATAGTTCTTTTGAAAACGCAGATGCGTCCTTTTTGGTGTTAAATAAAGTAATTTAATAGAAATAGAAGTCTTCTATGTGAAGGAAAGTATTCCGGATTCATCCAcagtttaccactgtgcgctactataccgATTTTGGTTGTACTTGCGCCAAGTATTAATAAATAGGaattagtttagcactgtgcgttACTATACCCATATCGGTTGTACTTGCGCACAGTGagaataaataggatttagtttagcactgtgcgctactatacccatttcGGTTGTACTTGCGCACAGTGagaataaataggatttagtttagcactgtgcgctactatacccattttggttatACTTcagcacagtgataataaataagaTTTAGTTTAGAACTGCtgcgctactatacccatttttgttgtacttgagcacagtgataataaataggatttagtttagcactcTGCGGTACTATACCTATTTTGgttatacttgagcacagtgacaataaatatgatttagtttagcactgtgtgCTACTATAGGAGTACATTATTATGTGAACAAATACTGTAGTACCAACACGTAGTATTttataaatctatttttttttgcattttttactgtactgtatgtactgtacaaagTAAACTCAAAATGGCAAGTTTTAGTAATAAAGAATATGGAATCTTTGTATGATTAAGTgttttgctttgtttttttagttgGTTTAAATAGGAACGATGCCAGAAGGTGATTTTGACAGGAAATTGTTTCTCCATTGGGGCTATaagagaatttaaaaaaaacttttattaaaaaacaaggccaacagccattaagtcgcgtgctacaatgcatagtaataccggaccgacagacagaccgaccgacagaccgacagacagaccgacagacagacagacagagagaccgaccgaccgacatagtgaactatactgaccgaaattactgaacatgtttaaaaatgttgaaatgtttaaaaacatttatatttttttaatttacacgtgcgtagcctttcacttttgacgtgctcgtataacgaaatttcgagttgaaaagtaagtcaagaaaacagaaatcgggcaaaaagagtgcgcaataacatttaacgtgcagtgcgcgcgcaaaaatctgcgcactcatggcaattttgtaaacgcttaaaattgcctgaaacgtactcttatttcatcgaaaataaattttgaaaattttaagcgcgcgtacgcatgcattacatgcgctacgcacgtaattgtattgccatatgatgatttatgccctgaaatttatgagtaccaaattttatttaattgtgattcatggttgtgaagatatgattacaaacgtgatttcgttaaatcgtgcgtagaccgcgtaattttttattgcgcaccgtgaaaacataaccacattgattcctggccataaggaatatactgtgaaaaattgacctagctagattaaactgatatcaagataaggtcagaaagcgataaaacgcatagtgataccggaccgacagacagacagacagacagacagaccgacagacagaccgacagacagacagacagacagaccgaccgaccgacatagtgaactatagagtcgcttccacgcgactaaaaacttgTATTGTCCAATTACATACACAATACATACAATTGGAAATGTGTCTTTTGATACACTACATACAtaacaatctaaaaaaatatatagagttATACTGAACATTATTCACAATACTTGTTacaacaaaagaaataaaaatttaaatataaaaaagcaCACGTAACTTTAAACCTTAATGCATTGTGTTGAGGAAAGACTAGGCGTATTGCagattattacaaattattgaAGTAAATATGTACCatattaaaatatcattaaaaaaataccttacttaaaaaatgtaaaatatcgcAAATCAGCTCATTCATAATTGTATATTTATCTATTGCACTGCTTATTAAAAGTTTTAATTGAACTTGGTACAAACGATTTACTATATCTCGTAGTTCGTGAGAGAATACTCCGTAAACGGCACCCTGACCTTAAAAAGTTATACTCGGCATATAATTGATGGtttgtatttttcattattCGTTTTACAAGTGATAATACTGACTCATCAAATCTTATATTGAGATCGATTACAGGGATATTGAGCATTTTACTAGATCTTCGTATGATTCTATGTAGTTTTCCCTTATCTTTTACATTGAGACTATTTCCCAACACAGCATAACAGAAAGATATCACGCTAAGTACCATCGATTTGTAAAACATGGTTAGAATTTGGTTATCTACTTTAAATTTCTTAAGTTGACGCATTAGGTGCAGTCGTTGCTTACCCTTTTTATATAGCATGTTTGTATTTTTGCTCCATGTTAATTTATCATCTATGTTTGTTCCTAAGTACTTGTTTTCTTTGGCAACTTTTATACATTTACCATCAGTTACGACATCATCATGATTACTTTGTTTCTTTCTAAAAACGATAATCATTTCGTTGGTTTTCGTAGAATTTAAAATAAGATGGTTTTCTTTACACCACTCTGTGAATAACTTTACTTCGGTAAAATAGTTCGAAAGCGATTCGACATCTTGAATGTTACCAGCTATGCAAGTGCCATCGGCATATTTTATCAAACGGCAGGAGTCGGTGGCATTTCTACAGTCGTTTGTATACAGAATGTATTACAGGGGAGACAGAACGAAGCCTTGTGGTGAGCCTGTATTGGTGAATGTGGTTATTGATGTAGCATTTCCGAATTTAACTTGTGATCTGtttgttaaaaagtattttatccAGAGAATGATAGATGAGGACAGGTGAGTGTGAGGTTGTATTGTGTTAAAGGCGGAACTGAAGTCTATGAAAAGAAGGCGTGTGAATGTGTTGTTCTTGTCGAGTGTTGTAAATGAGAGTGGCTGTGGCATCGTCTGTCCCTCTGTGTGCTCTTTATGCGAATTGCATAGGATCTAACAGGTGGTCACTTTGATCTTTAACACGTTTACTAATTATTCTTTTCATGCATTTCTTAACCAGGGACGTTAGGGCCATTGGTCTATAATCATTAGGcgttttaacattatttaatttggtAATAGGTACAATCAGAGAGTGCTTCCAAATTGCTGGGATAGTGGTTGTACGAAGAGAACATTCAAAAAGTTTCTGAAAGACATGTCCTACCTGAGCAGCACACTCTTTCAAAAGTTTTCAACATAACTTGTCTGGGCCACCAGCTTTGTTTGCATTTGTTTTCTTCAGAAGGTTGACAACCTCATTGTCCGTGAAGTAATCTGCATCATCAGTTACGTCAATATTCTTGCAGGTATCCGCTAGCTGCGACTTAAAGTCATGAACATCAAACCTACTGTAAAATATGTTGAGTTCTTCAGCTAGTTGCAAGTTGGGAGGACATATTTTGTTTGATCCtcctattatatattttatgtctttCCACGCTTTCCTCGTctgcatattacagtatttatattccTTTCTAATCTGTTTCTGAACTTTTCTTTGCCTCTTTTTACAGCCATATCAAGCCTTTTC
Encoded here:
- the LOC140047529 gene encoding uncharacterized protein; this encodes MSESDFDEEFLDSMSIEVVAQLSEERLRLLAFEKIANRLKWPARHWTVLLQTALVGKAQEVFSALADDQCESYDAVKKAVLSAYELVPEAYRQKFRNLCKPYDQTFTEFARKKQILSDRWCNSEGVNGEFGKLRELMLVEEFKSCSPTEVRTYLEEQKVDNLMKAASAADNYVLTHKVVINTKSVSKSVDDSKVQNIVSGDFVVGVVPSLPVWGVTLLLGNDLAGDRVTVKPVVCKSPVEDESTVCLEKELSHVFPSCAVTRSMANKTIDEDESIDLCDSFHGDITDRVSQEAVCSGPESHTAQAEQQHPKVCDFGPTVLNRSRLVEEQSKDPDLVSFGQQALSVEEMSIVPVCYYIKDVILMRKWRPPDIPSSDLWNEIHQIVIPSGYRQDIIGIAHDDPLSGHLGVNKTVDKILRHFFWPGLRKDVSNYCKSCHACQVVGKPNQMVPVAPLKPIPAFGEPISRVIVDCVGPLPRTKNGNEYLLTVMCASSRFPEAIPLRRITAKNVVKALEWDEGVPLLLFAVRETVQESLGFSPIELVYCHSVRGPLKIVKERLLGNAEESVSILDYVSEFRDRLNRACEIARKNLVKAQVK
- the LOC140046516 gene encoding uncharacterized protein, whose product is MYNKCNGDKNLAITVNVGMSKKQAVRVLTTLKSYKIEIPVTVFVFSEFAEEWPELVQAWAKDYTIGLRGNHPYPAGHFEKMSPNWIREAVISSEMRLHELDIIPVFYAPAEDGGSVKKQLKNRGFRIIQPAINFPPKLEPLLTVENYYRFRDVERIPKALRMISEKLKTFDGGILGLDTDLPDTYMNLVFLLDYLVENSDYHLVSLNQCLD